CTTGTCCTCGTACTCCAGCAGGTCGACGAACACGCCGAAGTCCTCGATCTCGTCGATGCGGCCGACGACGAGTTCGCCCGGTTCCGGCCAGCCGCTGTACTTCATCGTTACCGTGCCTCGACGGTCTCGACGACCTCGCCCTCGATCTGGGCCTTGCCACCGGTCGGGACTGCGAGCGTGTGCCCGCAGACCGCGCAGGCGACCTCCGAGGCGGCCTTGCCGAAGACGATCTGTTCGTTCTCACAGTCCGGACAGGCGACGGTGTAGAAGCTTCCTGCCATATTTACTCCTGGAATTCGAGGCGGCCGGCGCGCCATCCTTCGCGGACGTGGGCCTTGCCACACTCGCCACAGCGGTAGGTGAGGTTGGTCTTCTTCGTCGGCTTGTCCCCTCCGGGGACCTTCGAGAACTTGCCGTCGTTCCCGATGCCGCTGTTGCGCTCGCGCTGGCGGTCGTTGACCTTTTTCATTCCCGAGGAACGGCCCGATCGGACCTTCTCGACCTCGTGTTCGTTGTG
The Halapricum salinum genome window above contains:
- a CDS encoding 30S ribosomal protein S27e, producing MAGSFYTVACPDCENEQIVFGKAASEVACAVCGHTLAVPTGGKAQIEGEVVETVEAR
- a CDS encoding 50S ribosomal protein L44e; the protein is MQMPRRFNTYCPHCNEHNEHEVEKVRSGRSSGMKKVNDRQRERNSGIGNDGKFSKVPGGDKPTKKTNLTYRCGECGKAHVREGWRAGRLEFQE